Proteins found in one Phocoena sinus isolate mPhoSin1 chromosome 19, mPhoSin1.pri, whole genome shotgun sequence genomic segment:
- the FAM71E1 gene encoding protein FAM71E1 isoform X2: protein MNRSHEPKPAPSGAERPLVPACPTRRPGRLQRHLLSGEFYQLRDLPIFESNFVQVTRLGEVANKVTMGVAASSPALELPDLLLLAGPAKENGCLQLFGLFPLQFVQLFVHDESRWQLKVKFRTGRAFYLQLRAPPETRDRKFGQWVRLLYRLRFHSAQGAVPFTQEYSALEDD, encoded by the exons ATGAACCGGTCGCACGAGCCTAAGCCGGCCCCTAGCGGAGCAG AACGCCCCCTGGTTCCAGCCTGTCCCACGCGCCGGCCGGGACGGCTCCAACGCCATCTCCTGAGCGGCGAGTTCTACCAGCTGCGGGATTTACCCATCTTTGAGAGCAACTTCGTGCAG GTGACCCGGTTAGGAGAAGTTGCCAACAAGGTCACCATGGGGGTGGCAGCCTCCAGTCCAGCCCTGGAACTCCCAGACCTGTTGCTTCTGGCGGGCCCTGCCAAGGAGAACGGATGCCTGCAGCTCTTCGG GCTGTTCCCCTTGCAGTTCGTCCAGCTCTTCGTCCACGACGAAAGCCGCTGGCAACTGAAGGTCAAGTTCCGCACCGGCCGCGCCTTCTACCTGCAGCTGCGGGCCCCGCCGGAGACCCGCGACCGCAAGTTCGGCCAGTGGGTGCGGCTGCTCTACCGCCTGCGCTTCCATTCGGCCCAGGGAGCCGTACCCTTCACGCAGGAGTACTCGGCGCTGGAGGACGACTAG
- the FAM71E1 gene encoding protein FAM71E1 isoform X3, protein MRGGAGPGGVGPERPLVPACPTRRPGRLQRHLLSGEFYQLRDLPIFESNFVQVTRLGEVANKVTMGVAASSPALELPDLLLLAGPAKENGCLQLFGLFPLQFVQLFVHDESRWQLKVKFRTGRAFYLQLRAPPETRDRKFGQWVRLLYRLRFHSAQGAVPFTQEYSALEDD, encoded by the exons ATGAGAGGCGGAGCCGGTCCTGGAGGGGTTGGACCAG AACGCCCCCTGGTTCCAGCCTGTCCCACGCGCCGGCCGGGACGGCTCCAACGCCATCTCCTGAGCGGCGAGTTCTACCAGCTGCGGGATTTACCCATCTTTGAGAGCAACTTCGTGCAG GTGACCCGGTTAGGAGAAGTTGCCAACAAGGTCACCATGGGGGTGGCAGCCTCCAGTCCAGCCCTGGAACTCCCAGACCTGTTGCTTCTGGCGGGCCCTGCCAAGGAGAACGGATGCCTGCAGCTCTTCGG GCTGTTCCCCTTGCAGTTCGTCCAGCTCTTCGTCCACGACGAAAGCCGCTGGCAACTGAAGGTCAAGTTCCGCACCGGCCGCGCCTTCTACCTGCAGCTGCGGGCCCCGCCGGAGACCCGCGACCGCAAGTTCGGCCAGTGGGTGCGGCTGCTCTACCGCCTGCGCTTCCATTCGGCCCAGGGAGCCGTACCCTTCACGCAGGAGTACTCGGCGCTGGAGGACGACTAG
- the FAM71E1 gene encoding protein FAM71E1 isoform X1, with protein sequence MLLRWGRRRGAALGLAEGQEFGCWTFYVSDVHPTYKWKFQVSSNLSFAFRREDQRKTRMGSVYGRKLGMDKMQEAEKVEKDPSGRGEGRWGGRCEAGEDKTLRPPLPPARLFPLQFVQLFVHDESRWQLKVKFRTGRAFYLQLRAPPETRDRKFGQWVRLLYRLRFHSAQGAVPFTQEYSALEDD encoded by the coding sequence ATGTTGTTAAGATGGGGAAGACGAAGAGGTGCAGCTTTGGGGTTGGCGGAAGGTCAGGAATTTGGCTGTTGGACATTTTATGTATCCGATGTCCATCCAACATACAAGTGGAAATTTCAAGTAAGCAGCAATCTGAGTTTCGCGTTTAGGAGGGAGGACCAGCGGAAGACACGGATGGGCTCTGTGTATGGAAGAAAATTGGGGATGGATAAAAtgcaagaggcagagaaagtggAAAAGGATCCTTCCGGGCGGGGAGAGGGGCGCTGGGGTGGGCGCTGTGAAGCCGGGGAGGATAAGACGCTGAGGCCGCCCCTTCCGCCCGCCAGGCTGTTCCCCTTGCAGTTCGTCCAGCTCTTCGTCCACGACGAAAGCCGCTGGCAACTGAAGGTCAAGTTCCGCACCGGCCGCGCCTTCTACCTGCAGCTGCGGGCCCCGCCGGAGACCCGCGACCGCAAGTTCGGCCAGTGGGTGCGGCTGCTCTACCGCCTGCGCTTCCATTCGGCCCAGGGAGCCGTACCCTTCACGCAGGAGTACTCGGCGCTGGAGGACGACTAG